aaagtgcttttagaaaaataaaaaaaaaatttgttgtataatttaaataaatactaaaataaaaataaattaattgatgtgCTGCGCTAAACTACGTGtagatttaaataaatactaagataaaaaaaattcagcattATGGATAtgttttatgatattataaaatgcataatacaaatacaactaATCTAtctaaaattcaaaagaaaaaaaaattaatgaaaaactaCAAGAATGTTTTTAAgctattatgaaattataaaaacccACAAAAATACTATTACTATGTAAATAATAGTTAAACTAaacaatttacaaataaaaataagagagaatttattaattaaatattaaattaaacaaataataataataaataaataaataaatcaaagccacccaatttcttttgttgtattTAATAGATTGGATGGCATGTCATTCATCTAGGTATGTGAGGTATGTGACGTGTCATCCATATTATAGTTGTCATTCATctttattaacaagaaaagtgGGGTCTAAGTTAATTTATGGatttcaaaatccaaaatttcacttgttttcattttaaaacacCTCCAAAAACATCCTgccaatttcaatttcatttcaaaatccAAAACACCTTTTACTCACTCTAAAAggcaaaaatcaaattaataaaaaatactttaaagatcttgatctatttttttcgaagttgttaaaaataccACTACTATATTAAACTCTCCACACAAAGAATAATCTATTAACACCAATATTGGTCATTTTGTGGCTAAACAAATtatttctctctcctccctcaACGTTAGActgaaatataacaaaaaaaaaaaaaattagggttgaaatataaaaattcaataaaacaggaatcaaataatataaaattaataaattgggGGTCAAATTGAAGTCTTTTACATCAACAAACAATATCAACCTggaattataataactttttattacaattttacCTCTCATGCAAAAATTAgtgtcaatttttttcaattttttcttaagtATCTATATAAAAATTTCGTTTAAGTTTATAATCAAGCAAATGTAACATTGTATGAGGTATTTTAGATGTTGACGGGCAGTTTAATATCATCATAACAAAACTTGAATCATGTATCCAAAATCATATCCTCAAATGGAATAATTAGTATTcgataaaaaaggataaagataaaaaaaaaaaaacgtttttgattaaagaaatagaaagatatcaatagaaaataaatatatttttgagacagtttcttaaatgaatttttatatttttaaagtaattatatatttttttttatcccacgaCATACCTAAAATAACCACACTAGTGtagcattattaaaaaaatgaaaataataataattaggtggttatttatatttataatccTGCAAATCCTGACTCCTTCAGAATATTGAAAGTCCAAAAATATCACTTAACGGGGACTAATTTCCAGTTTCTGATGATGAAATGATGTCTGAACTCTGAAGACCTTGTTCCtcagaaaaaaatacatggcaTAATGAAAGACCAGAAAAGATGAAACTAAATATGCCAGCAATAACTCTCAACATGGGATTCAATTTGAAAGTGTTACAGAGTAGTTGCAACACACAACTACCTATCCAAGCTTCCATGAATCTTTTAATTGCAAGGAAGTAAAGGCACAAGCTATAAAACCCTATGTTCACCATTGTTTCAAACACATAGCAGAGCTCTTTGCCACGAGGAAAGACCTAAAACTCTAGCTTCGTTGTCCTAGAATGGCATCTCCCTCCATTGTTGGGGTGATTTTCAGTCTTGTGTTGGCACTGAAATATGGTGCTCTGCAAGCTGAGGCTCGAGCCTTCTTCGTGTTCGGTGACTCACTCGTCGATAGTGGCAACAACAACTATCTTGTAACAACTGCCCGAGCAGACTCACCTCCTTATGGCATAGATTATCCAACTCATCGTCCCACTGGCCGTTTCTCGAATGGCCTCAACATCCCAGACCTTATCAGTTAGGTTATTGTAGTGTGACTTAACCTGAAATGCAATTTTCTTTCCAAACTCACAGTGCTTTGCATTGTCCTCAGGTAAGCGAATTGGATCTGAGTCTGTGTTGCCATACCTGAGTCCTCAACTAAGAGGACAGAGGTTACTTAATGGTGCCAATTTTGCCTCTGCGGGAATTGGAATCCTCAACGATACCGGAGTTCAATTTGTGAGTTAATCTGATGATCATAATGCCTAGTTATTGATACTTGCTCTGATAGAATGTGGAACTTGCTTTCCCAGAATACATGCATACATacatcatatatatacatacaattTGTAAGCACAAGCTAGCCACTAATTAAGAAATAACCTGAAATGCTAACATGGGAGCTAAAGATGATACTGGGAAGCAATGATTGTTTTGCCAGAAGTAGATGCTTCTGACTTTATACTTGCTGTCAACTTGTTAAAACACTGAGATTTTGCAGATAAACATAATCAGAATGTATAGACAACTTGAATACTTCCAAGAATACCAGCGACGAGCTCGAGCACTTGTAGGAGTTGATCAGACCGAGAGACTTGTAAAAGGAGCCCTCGTCCTGATTACTGTTGGTGGCAATGATTTCGTGAACAACTACTTCTTGATACCCTATTCTGCAAGGTCTCGCCAATTTTCTGTACCGAATTATGTCAAATATCTCATGTCAGAGTACGAAAAATTACTAATGGTACGTCCCTACActagaaattttgaaaaaagcttCAAGCAATCCTAAAATGGAAAACGAAACATGCTATATCAATCGTGTCTCCATCGTCACTGCAGAAGCTATATAAACTGGGAGCACGAAGAGTTCTCGTGACAGGGACCGGGCCAATGGGTTGTGTTCCAGCAGAGTTAGCTATGAGGAGCACAAATGGGGGTTGTTCAGCCGCACTTCAACGAGCTGCGTCCTTGTACAATCCACAACTTGTTCGGATGCTAAAAGGACTAaacaaaaagattggaaaaactGTTTTTGTTGCTGCAAACACACATCAATCACACTTGGATTTCATTAGTAATCCTCAAGCATTTGGTATGCAACCTTCTACTGTCAAAAAAAGATGGTTTCTTCGCTTTGCGATCTAATCCGAAGCAATATAAGCATATAGATGGTACCTGACAGGGACcagagattttctttttaacatttgaGATTTTGACTTGCAGGATTTACCACAACAAAGACAGCATGTTGTGGACAAGGACCATACAATGGTCTAGGACTATGCACAGCAGCATCCAACTTGTGTCCGAATCGAGAGCTCTATGCATTCTGGGATGCATTCCATCCATCTGAAAAGGCAAACCGATTGATCGTGGAACAGATATACTCTGGCACTACCAAGTACATGGACCCCATGAATCTCAGCACAATCATGACCTTGGATGCTAGGGCATGATCTCATCCTCTGCAAggctttctttttaaaataatgtaacTATTTATGTGTTTCATTTCTTGCTCTTTTGCAAATGATGTCAAAAGGAATTTCATTACCCTGCGAAACAGTAAATGTGATCTCTTAATAATATCTCTATTCTCATTTATAAAAAGGTAAAGCAGCAGTTGCAGAAGAGAGTCCTATGAGACTAAATGTAAACTGTGTCATAAACAAGGACTGGCTTGATTTGTTGGGAAGCTTACTTTTAAGGTCCATGAAAAACATAGCGACTCAAACATCATCAAGTCCTCCAAAGCCATGGACAAATAGAGCAAGAATGAGTATGCTGTCTAGCtagttgaaattttgaaatcaatttcTGAAACATTTAGGTGTTCTTGTCGCTGACCAGCAATGAATCTAGTCTTGTCTATACCTCTATATCTAACTTTGTTGGATCTGTCATCTGCATCACAGAGGAGTCTTGTGATCATAAACAGGTTGACAGCTTTTCCGGAAAAAAGCTACATCAACTAAACAAGACCACAAGTAAGCAAATTGGCAAGTTGTTCTGTAGAACAACACCAACTAAAGCAGCTGGTATTATTGCAAGTCATGGCCTTGTCCCAACAGGGAGCTTTTCTACAGGAACAGGTGGTTGCATGGCTCTGGTGCTAAATTTTCTACATGAATCGCAATTTCATTAGTTTGCAAAGAACCATTATTCGTAATTTGGAtcttaataacattaaaaatagtAATCTCTGTCCAGGAATGATATTGCCTCACCCCATCTCTCGATTACTCAACCATCACCTATCGCAACCCTTTTCTGATCTCAGTTCATGCAACACACGATACTGGGCAAAGAGGATTTTCATCACATGATAATTTGATTGAGAGTACTTGAGTTGTCAGCCTGTCCAATCTCATATATTTCTTGTGAGTATTAAACTTGacaactagaaagaaaaaaggcaatTTTTT
This genomic stretch from Populus alba chromosome 19, ASM523922v2, whole genome shotgun sequence harbors:
- the LOC118046745 gene encoding GDSL esterase/lipase At5g18430-like; the encoded protein is MASPSIVGVIFSLVLALKYGALQAEARAFFVFGDSLVDSGNNNYLVTTARADSPPYGIDYPTHRPTGRFSNGLNIPDLISKRIGSESVLPYLSPQLRGQRLLNGANFASAGIGILNDTGVQFINIIRMYRQLEYFQEYQRRARALVGVDQTERLVKGALVLITVGGNDFVNNYFLIPYSARSRQFSVPNYVKYLMSEYEKLLMKLYKLGARRVLVTGTGPMGCVPAELAMRSTNGGCSAALQRAASLYNPQLVRMLKGLNKKIGKTVFVAANTHQSHLDFISNPQAFGFTTTKTACCGQGPYNGLGLCTAASNLCPNRELYAFWDAFHPSEKANRLIVEQIYSGTTKYMDPMNLSTIMTLDARA